From the Quercus lobata isolate SW786 chromosome 6, ValleyOak3.0 Primary Assembly, whole genome shotgun sequence genome, one window contains:
- the LOC115993577 gene encoding protein RER1B-like produces the protein MEGQGTDSASEAPLATWRNDFSKMFQYYLDRSTPHPLQRWLGTLAVAMIYILRVYYVQGFYVISYGLGIYVLNLLIGFLSPKEDPELEVLDGASLPMKGSDEFKPFIRRLPEFRFWYSITKAFIVAFLLTFFSMLDVPVFWPILLCYWGVLFVLTMKRQILHMIKYKYVPFTVGKQRYTGKKSAGSSGSRRD, from the exons ATGGAGGGACAAGGAACTGATTCAGCTTCAGAGGCGCCTCTTGCCACCTGGAGAAATGATTTTTCGAAGATGTTTCAGTACTATTTGGACCGATCCACACCTCACCCGCTTCAGAGGTGGCTAGGAACACTTGCAGTGGCAATGATTTACATTTTGCGTGTTTACTACGTACAAGGATTTTATGTTATTTCCTATGGCTTGGGGATCTATGTCTTGAATCTCTTAATCGGGTTTTTGTCACCAAAGGAAGATCCAGAGCTTGAAGTCTTGGATGGGGCTTCTTTGCCAATGAAAGGTTCTGATGAATTTAAGCCTTTCATTCGCCGCCTCCCCGAATTTAGATTCTG GTATTCCATCACGAAGGCTTTTATTGTTGCATTTCTCTTGACTTTCTTTTCTATGTTGGATGTACCTGTTTTCTGGCCAATATTGCTCTGCTACTGGGGTGTACTATTTGTCCTCACGATGAAGCGACAGATCCTACACATGATCAAGTACAAATATGTCCCATTTACTGTTGGAAAGCAG AGGTATACTGGTAAGAAGTCAGCTGGAAGTAGTGGTTCAAGAAGAGACTAA